A region from the Clavibacter sp. A6099 genome encodes:
- the glgA gene encoding glycogen synthase translates to MRADVITKEYPPEVYGGAGVHVTELVKAMRQQTEVVVRAFGAPRDEPGVFSYPVPSELAGANATLQTMAVDLAIASDVAGADVVHSHTWYANHAGHVASMLHGIPHVVTAHSLEPLRPWKAEQLGGGYRVSSWIERTAYEAADAVIAVSDGMKRDILRSYPALDEARVHIVYNGIDLETWAPVHDDELVRSLGIDPSRPSVVFVGRITRQKGLPYLLRAAALLPADVQMVLCAGAPDTPQIMEEVTALVRGLQEERSGVVWIDRLLPRRELSAVLTAGTVFVCPSVYEPLGIVNLEAMACGAPVVGTATGGIPEVVDDGVTGRLVPIDQATDGTGTPTDPERFVRDLAAALTEVVADPDAARRMGEAGRVRAEREFGWDRIARQTEAIYASILR, encoded by the coding sequence ATGCGAGCAGACGTGATCACCAAGGAGTATCCGCCCGAGGTCTACGGAGGTGCCGGGGTCCATGTCACGGAGCTCGTCAAGGCGATGCGGCAGCAGACGGAGGTCGTCGTCCGGGCCTTCGGTGCGCCCCGTGACGAGCCCGGGGTGTTCTCCTATCCCGTCCCGTCGGAGCTCGCGGGCGCGAACGCGACCCTGCAGACGATGGCCGTCGACCTGGCGATCGCGAGCGACGTCGCGGGCGCCGACGTCGTCCACTCGCACACCTGGTACGCGAACCACGCGGGCCACGTCGCGTCGATGCTGCACGGGATCCCGCACGTCGTCACCGCGCACAGCCTCGAGCCGCTGCGCCCGTGGAAGGCCGAGCAGCTGGGCGGCGGCTACCGCGTCTCCAGCTGGATCGAGCGCACCGCGTACGAGGCGGCCGACGCCGTCATCGCGGTCAGCGACGGCATGAAGCGCGACATCCTCCGCTCGTACCCCGCGCTCGACGAGGCGCGGGTGCACATCGTCTACAACGGGATCGACCTCGAGACCTGGGCGCCCGTGCACGACGACGAGCTGGTGCGCTCGCTCGGCATCGACCCGTCGCGTCCCTCGGTCGTGTTCGTCGGCCGGATCACGCGCCAGAAGGGCCTGCCCTACCTCCTCCGCGCCGCCGCGCTGCTGCCCGCCGACGTGCAGATGGTGCTGTGCGCGGGCGCGCCCGACACCCCGCAGATCATGGAGGAGGTCACGGCCCTCGTCCGCGGCCTGCAGGAGGAGCGCTCGGGCGTCGTGTGGATCGACCGCCTGCTGCCGCGTCGCGAGCTCTCGGCTGTCCTCACGGCCGGCACCGTCTTCGTCTGCCCGTCCGTCTACGAGCCGCTCGGCATCGTGAACCTCGAGGCCATGGCGTGCGGCGCGCCCGTCGTCGGCACCGCCACGGGCGGGATCCCCGAGGTCGTCGACGACGGCGTCACCGGCCGTCTCGTCCCCATCGACCAGGCCACGGACGGCACGGGCACGCCCACCGACCCCGAGCGCTTCGTCCGGGATCTCGCGGCCGCGCTGACGGAGGTCGTCGCGGATCCCGACGCCGCCCGCCGCATGGGCGAGGCCGGTCGCGTGCGCGCCGAGCGCGAG